A single genomic interval of Bradyrhizobium japonicum USDA 6 harbors:
- a CDS encoding LysR family transcriptional regulator has translation MDTELARTFLTVVATGNFITAADRLHVSQSTVSTRIHSLEELLGCTLFVRNKAGATLTVAGRQFQRHASTLVRTVEQARHDVGLPKGFSGALVVGGRIGLWEEFLLLWVPRMQEANPQISIRAESALEPELMQGLVEGRIDIGVMYTPQSRPGLKVELLIEEQLVLVSTNPRSDPEPQDGYVYVDWGPEFYARHSAVFPNFAGPALTANIGWLGLQHVLANGGSGYFAHRIVEPLLKARRLHLVVGAPKFSMPAYVVYSVDQPDDHVQSAIAIMRDLAAEQTRRVTETPAHGARKRR, from the coding sequence GTGGATACCGAGCTCGCGCGTACATTCCTGACCGTGGTCGCGACCGGCAATTTCATCACCGCCGCCGACCGGCTTCACGTCAGCCAGTCCACCGTCAGCACGCGGATCCACTCGCTCGAGGAGCTGCTCGGCTGCACGCTGTTCGTGCGCAACAAGGCAGGCGCGACGCTTACGGTGGCTGGGCGGCAATTTCAGCGCCATGCCTCGACGCTTGTTCGCACCGTCGAGCAGGCCCGCCACGACGTCGGCCTCCCCAAGGGCTTTAGCGGGGCGCTGGTGGTCGGCGGCCGCATCGGCCTGTGGGAGGAGTTCCTGCTGCTTTGGGTGCCGCGCATGCAGGAGGCCAATCCTCAGATCTCCATCCGGGCCGAGAGCGCCCTTGAGCCCGAATTGATGCAGGGGCTGGTCGAGGGGCGCATCGACATCGGCGTGATGTACACCCCGCAAAGCCGCCCCGGCCTCAAGGTCGAGTTGCTGATCGAGGAGCAGCTCGTGCTGGTGTCGACCAATCCCAGGAGCGATCCGGAGCCGCAGGATGGCTACGTCTATGTCGACTGGGGACCCGAATTCTACGCCCGCCACAGCGCGGTCTTTCCCAATTTCGCGGGGCCCGCGCTGACCGCCAACATCGGTTGGCTCGGGCTGCAGCACGTTCTCGCCAACGGTGGCTCCGGCTATTTTGCGCACCGGATCGTCGAGCCGCTGCTGAAGGCGCGGCGGCTGCACCTGGTGGTGGGAGCGCCGAAATTCTCGATGCCGGCCTATGTCGTCTATTCGGTCGACCAGCCCGACGACCACGTGCAGAGCGCGATAGCGATCATGCGCGACCTCGCCGCCGAGCAGACCCGGCGCGTGACGGAAACGCCGGCGCATGGCGCGCGCAAGCGCCGCTGA
- the glpX gene encoding class II fructose-bisphosphatase, producing the protein MSTHISVPPHALLERILTLEIVRVTERAAVSSARLRGHGNEKAADQAAVDAMRRELNKLPIEGTIVIGEGERDEAPMLFIGEKVGMNAGPQVDIAVDPLEGTTLCAKNMPGSIATMAMADGGTLLHAPDVYMQKLAIGPGYDKGVVDLDATPADNVRRLAKAKGVQPEGITVLVLDRPRHASIIESVRSTGAAVRLITDGDVAGVIHCADPDNTGVDMYLGTGGAPEGVLAAVALRCIGGQMQCRLILDSDEKRERAAKMGVNDPKMIYGIEDMARGDCLFAATGVTTGSLLSGVKFRKDGVIETETVVMRSVTGTVRYIKAEHRELAKFHLD; encoded by the coding sequence ATGTCGACCCATATTTCAGTCCCGCCGCACGCGTTGCTCGAGCGCATTCTCACGCTGGAGATCGTGCGCGTGACGGAGCGGGCGGCGGTGTCGTCCGCGCGGCTGCGCGGGCACGGCAACGAGAAGGCGGCCGACCAGGCCGCCGTGGACGCCATGCGGCGCGAGCTCAACAAGCTGCCGATCGAGGGCACCATCGTGATCGGCGAGGGCGAGCGCGACGAGGCGCCGATGCTGTTCATCGGCGAGAAGGTTGGCATGAACGCCGGCCCGCAGGTCGACATCGCGGTCGACCCGCTCGAAGGCACCACGCTGTGCGCCAAGAACATGCCGGGCTCGATTGCCACCATGGCGATGGCCGACGGCGGCACGCTGCTGCACGCGCCCGACGTCTATATGCAGAAGCTTGCGATCGGGCCGGGCTACGACAAGGGTGTCGTCGACCTCGATGCGACGCCGGCTGACAACGTCCGCCGCCTCGCCAAGGCCAAGGGCGTCCAGCCGGAAGGCATCACCGTTCTCGTGCTCGACCGTCCGCGCCATGCCAGCATCATCGAGAGCGTGCGCTCGACCGGCGCCGCCGTGCGCCTCATCACCGATGGCGACGTGGCCGGCGTGATCCACTGCGCCGACCCCGATAACACCGGCGTCGACATGTATCTCGGCACCGGCGGCGCGCCGGAAGGCGTGCTCGCGGCCGTGGCGCTGCGCTGCATCGGTGGCCAGATGCAGTGCCGGCTGATCCTGGATTCCGACGAGAAGCGCGAGCGCGCCGCCAAGATGGGCGTCAACGATCCCAAGATGATCTACGGCATCGAGGACATGGCGCGAGGCGACTGCCTGTTCGCCGCCACCGGCGTCACCACCGGCTCGCTGCTGTCGGGCGTCAAGTTCCGCAAGGACGGCGTGATCGAGACCGAGACGGTCGTGATGCGCTCCGTCACCGGCACCGTACGTTACATCAAGGCCGAGCACCGCGAGCTCGCGAAGTTCCACTTGGACTGA
- a CDS encoding haloacid dehalogenase type II, with translation MSDLSAVKALVFDVFGTVVDWRTSLITDFMWWSKQRGISADWTALVDGWRGMYMASMDDVRKHPERGYVMLDDLHRRSLEKLVAQFAIKGLTEADLDYLTKGWHRLNPWPDSVAGLTRLKTKFVISPLSNGNVALLTNMAKFAGLPWDLIMSAELFEHYKPDPETYLGAARLLGLKPEQVMMVAAHNGDLAAAQKNGLKTAFVARPTEYGPLQKVDFEATGNWDIVAKDFGGVADRLGC, from the coding sequence ATGTCCGATCTCTCCGCCGTCAAAGCCCTCGTCTTCGACGTCTTCGGCACGGTCGTCGACTGGCGCACCAGCCTCATCACCGACTTCATGTGGTGGAGCAAGCAGCGCGGCATCAGCGCCGACTGGACCGCTTTGGTCGACGGCTGGCGCGGCATGTACATGGCGTCGATGGACGACGTGCGTAAACATCCCGAGCGCGGCTATGTCATGCTCGACGATCTGCACCGCCGCTCGCTGGAAAAGCTGGTCGCGCAATTCGCGATCAAGGGCCTCACCGAAGCCGATCTCGACTATCTCACCAAAGGCTGGCATCGCCTCAATCCCTGGCCCGACAGCGTCGCCGGCCTGACGCGCCTCAAGACCAAATTCGTGATCTCGCCGCTGTCGAACGGCAACGTCGCGCTGCTCACCAACATGGCGAAGTTCGCAGGCCTGCCGTGGGACCTCATCATGTCGGCCGAGCTGTTTGAGCACTACAAGCCCGATCCCGAGACCTATCTCGGCGCCGCGCGCCTGCTCGGCCTCAAGCCGGAGCAGGTGATGATGGTCGCCGCCCACAACGGCGATCTCGCCGCCGCGCAGAAGAACGGGCTGAAGACCGCGTTCGTGGCGCGGCCGACCGAATACGGTCCGCTTCAGAAGGTCGATTTCGAGGCGACCGGCAATTGGGACATCGTCGCCAAGGATTTTGGCGGGGTCGCCGACAGGCTGGGCTGCTGA
- a CDS encoding alpha/beta fold hydrolase yields the protein MIKPSIVFAHGLWADGSCFGKLIPTLQAEGHEVLASQHGLDSLATDVACVTACFGRVPGPVVLVGHSYGGTLITHAGTDPRVAALVYIAALAPAADETSQSQIAKFPTTQVFGHIDAPAGRVWLKPSGLTHFAGDLPEAEQKLVYATQGAPVADLLTQKVDGTAWTSKPSWYILASKDQTVHPDLQHFVSKRMNDTVTEVPSSHVPMLSKPDVVLDVIRKAANAVAAK from the coding sequence ATGATCAAACCAAGCATCGTTTTCGCGCACGGCCTCTGGGCTGACGGATCGTGCTTCGGCAAGCTGATCCCGACGCTGCAAGCCGAAGGCCACGAGGTCCTGGCGAGCCAGCACGGGCTCGATTCACTCGCAACCGACGTCGCCTGCGTGACAGCTTGTTTTGGCCGTGTTCCCGGACCCGTGGTCCTCGTCGGCCACTCCTATGGCGGCACACTGATCACGCATGCCGGAACCGATCCGCGGGTCGCCGCGCTGGTCTACATCGCGGCGCTCGCGCCCGCGGCCGACGAAACTTCGCAGAGCCAGATTGCAAAATTTCCGACGACGCAGGTGTTCGGCCACATCGACGCTCCGGCGGGCCGTGTCTGGCTCAAGCCAAGCGGCCTGACGCACTTTGCCGGCGACCTGCCCGAAGCCGAGCAAAAGCTGGTCTACGCAACGCAAGGGGCGCCGGTTGCGGATCTCCTGACCCAAAAGGTCGATGGCACAGCGTGGACCTCGAAGCCGAGCTGGTACATCCTCGCCAGCAAGGACCAGACGGTTCACCCCGATCTGCAACACTTCGTCTCGAAGCGCATGAACGACACCGTGACCGAAGTGCCTTCGTCCCACGTCCCCATGCTGTCGAAGCCGGATGTGGTGCTGGATGTGATCCGAAAGGCTGCGAATGCGGTCGCAGCGAAGTAG
- a CDS encoding sulfite exporter TauE/SafE family protein has product MDLTVATVIIAFSGVFLICFMKGAFGGGFSIVGIPLLSCVMDPVTAGGLLAPLFIAMDLFALRYWKPSTWSKPDLVLLLPGLVIGIALGYLLFRVLDHRAVAIVMAVVTLSFVGIWLVRDPKVVIRPRSSPKAVAAGLASGVTTMVAHSGGPPLAMYLLPLGLSKEVYAGTTSLFFTVGNAIKAVPWLLLVRPAGNVWIVMAACLFAIPSGVWLGWRLHGRLDQRQIYRACHGLLAVTALKLLWDGVSGYLG; this is encoded by the coding sequence ATGGATTTGACGGTCGCCACGGTGATCATCGCCTTTTCCGGCGTCTTCCTGATCTGCTTCATGAAGGGCGCATTCGGCGGCGGCTTCTCCATCGTCGGCATTCCGTTGCTATCGTGCGTGATGGATCCGGTCACGGCCGGCGGCCTGCTCGCGCCACTCTTCATCGCTATGGACCTGTTCGCGTTGCGCTACTGGAAGCCCTCGACATGGTCGAAGCCGGACCTTGTGCTGCTGTTGCCCGGGCTCGTGATCGGCATTGCCCTTGGCTATCTCTTGTTCCGTGTATTGGACCATCGCGCCGTCGCGATCGTGATGGCGGTCGTGACGTTGAGCTTCGTTGGCATATGGCTCGTGCGTGATCCGAAGGTGGTCATTCGTCCGCGCTCTTCGCCGAAGGCGGTTGCTGCCGGTCTTGCCTCGGGTGTCACGACCATGGTCGCGCATTCCGGCGGACCGCCGCTGGCGATGTACCTCCTGCCGCTTGGCCTCAGCAAGGAGGTCTACGCGGGAACGACCAGCCTGTTCTTCACCGTCGGCAACGCGATCAAGGCGGTACCTTGGCTGTTGCTGGTGCGGCCGGCGGGCAACGTCTGGATCGTGATGGCGGCGTGCCTCTTTGCCATTCCCAGCGGCGTTTGGCTCGGCTGGCGGCTGCACGGAAGACTGGACCAGCGGCAGATTTACCGGGCGTGCCATGGCTTGCTGGCCGTGACGGCGTTGAAGCTGTTGTGGGACGGAGTGTCTGGCTATCTCGGATAG
- a CDS encoding MBL fold metallo-hydrolase: MTIEVSRRSLFALGAGLGASAMLGGSALARAPKLGTQTPYWHRFVLGDAEVTVVSDGPLPLGDPSGTFTGVPKEEVKKMLADNFLSPDNVVLEQNSPIVNTGDKLILFDTGMGSSKMFGATTGRQQKSMTEAGIKPADIDAVVCSHAHIDHIGGIVDDGGKPLFPNAQIYISQTDFDFWTDEGKLGSAAKDFVVHARKNLLPVRDRIVFFKDGQEFLPGVQAIAAPGHTVGHTIFMVSSAGKSFAFLGDLSHHSVLLLERPRMEFSYDTDPKQAAESRVKLLTMLAANKTPVMSYHFAWPGYGHVAKAGDGFHYYPEPMQMSL, from the coding sequence ATGACTATCGAGGTCTCACGTCGATCCCTGTTCGCATTGGGAGCTGGCCTCGGCGCCAGCGCAATGCTCGGCGGCAGCGCGCTTGCCCGCGCTCCCAAACTCGGCACCCAGACTCCCTACTGGCACCGCTTCGTTCTCGGCGATGCCGAAGTCACCGTCGTGTCCGACGGACCGCTGCCGCTCGGCGACCCCTCCGGGACGTTCACCGGCGTCCCCAAGGAAGAAGTGAAGAAGATGCTGGCGGACAATTTCCTGTCGCCGGACAACGTCGTGCTTGAGCAGAACTCCCCGATCGTCAACACCGGCGACAAGCTCATCCTGTTCGATACCGGCATGGGCAGTTCCAAGATGTTCGGCGCCACCACCGGCCGGCAGCAGAAGAGCATGACTGAGGCCGGCATCAAGCCGGCCGACATCGATGCCGTGGTCTGCTCGCATGCCCATATCGACCACATCGGGGGCATCGTGGACGACGGCGGCAAGCCGCTGTTTCCGAACGCGCAGATCTACATCTCCCAGACCGATTTCGACTTCTGGACCGACGAAGGCAAGCTCGGCAGCGCGGCCAAGGACTTCGTCGTCCACGCCCGCAAGAACCTGCTGCCGGTCCGCGACCGCATCGTCTTCTTCAAGGACGGCCAGGAATTTTTGCCCGGCGTGCAGGCGATCGCCGCGCCCGGTCATACCGTCGGCCACACCATCTTCATGGTCTCGTCGGCCGGCAAGTCCTTTGCCTTCCTCGGCGACCTCTCGCACCATTCCGTGCTGCTGCTGGAGCGGCCGCGGATGGAATTCTCCTACGACACCGACCCGAAACAGGCGGCCGAGTCGCGCGTCAAGCTGCTGACGATGCTTGCTGCCAACAAGACGCCGGTGATGTCCTATCACTTCGCCTGGCCGGGCTACGGCCATGTCGCCAAAGCCGGTGACGGCTTCCATTACTATCCCGAACCGATGCAGATGAGTTTGTAA
- a CDS encoding homoserine dehydrogenase, whose amino-acid sequence MVAPLKVGIAGLGTVGAEVVRLIETQARVLSGRSGRGIRVVAVTARSKAKRRGVDLRGVEWAKDPMALATHPGIDCFVELMGGAGDPALSAVEAALNAGKSVVTANKALLAKHGLKLAKAAEKHGGALNFEAAVGAAIPVIKTLREGLAGTGVTRVYGILNGTCNYILTRMEQEGLSFAECLKDAQRLGYAEANPSFDVDGHDTAQKLAILASLAFGTKVAQSAVYVEGISSIAPEDLRAADDLGYRLKLLGVAVRTAKGIEQRVHPTMVPKSSSIAQVMGVTNAVTIDGEGIPPITLVGPGAGGAATASAVVADIADVARGIRANPFGRPISHLRDTKKAPMERHEGGYYIRLLARDFPGTAAAIATRLAEQKISIESIVQRHPNGGAAPANGKAVPVPVILITYATHEDAVRRALAAVQKDKVISGRPQVIRIEKN is encoded by the coding sequence ATGGTTGCACCCCTGAAAGTGGGCATAGCGGGGCTCGGCACCGTGGGCGCCGAAGTTGTCCGTTTGATCGAGACCCAGGCCCGCGTGCTCTCGGGCCGCAGCGGCCGCGGCATTCGCGTCGTCGCCGTCACCGCGCGCTCGAAGGCGAAGAGGCGCGGCGTCGATCTGCGCGGCGTCGAATGGGCCAAGGATCCGATGGCGCTCGCCACGCATCCCGGCATCGACTGCTTCGTCGAACTGATGGGCGGCGCCGGTGATCCCGCTCTCTCTGCTGTCGAAGCGGCGCTGAATGCGGGCAAGTCGGTCGTCACCGCCAACAAGGCGCTGCTCGCCAAGCACGGCCTGAAGCTTGCCAAGGCCGCCGAAAAGCACGGCGGCGCGCTGAATTTCGAGGCAGCGGTCGGCGCCGCGATTCCTGTCATCAAAACGTTACGCGAAGGGCTTGCCGGAACTGGCGTCACCCGCGTCTACGGCATCCTCAACGGCACCTGCAACTACATCCTGACGCGGATGGAGCAGGAGGGCCTGTCCTTCGCCGAATGCCTCAAGGATGCGCAGCGGCTCGGCTACGCCGAGGCCAATCCGTCCTTCGACGTCGACGGCCACGACACCGCGCAAAAACTTGCCATTCTGGCCAGCCTCGCATTCGGCACGAAAGTTGCTCAAAGCGCTGTGTATGTCGAAGGTATCTCATCCATCGCGCCGGAAGATCTGCGCGCGGCCGACGATCTCGGTTACCGGCTCAAGCTGCTCGGTGTTGCCGTTCGTACCGCCAAGGGCATCGAGCAGCGCGTGCATCCGACCATGGTTCCAAAATCCTCCTCGATCGCGCAGGTGATGGGTGTGACCAATGCGGTCACGATCGATGGCGAGGGCATCCCTCCGATCACGCTGGTCGGCCCCGGTGCTGGCGGTGCTGCGACCGCATCCGCCGTCGTCGCCGACATCGCCGACGTTGCGCGCGGCATCCGCGCCAATCCGTTCGGCCGGCCGATCTCGCATCTGCGCGACACCAAGAAGGCACCGATGGAGCGGCACGAGGGCGGCTACTATATCCGCTTGCTGGCGCGCGATTTCCCCGGCACTGCGGCCGCGATCGCGACCCGGCTCGCGGAGCAGAAGATTTCGATCGAGTCGATCGTGCAGCGTCATCCCAATGGCGGCGCTGCGCCGGCGAACGGCAAGGCGGTGCCCGTGCCCGTCATCCTGATCACCTATGCGACGCATGAGGACGCCGTGCGTCGCGCGCTCGCGGCCGTGCAGAAGGACAAGGTGATCAGCGGACGGCCGCAGGTGATCCGGATCGAGAAGAACTGA
- a CDS encoding cupin domain-containing protein, protein MRRLLIATAVYAASILTGHAAEPAPLAKVTVVFDQALPNVPGKSMKGVLVEYGPGGSSPAHMHPRSAFIYATILEGAIRSQVNDEPAKVYRKGENFFEKPGDRHAISANASDTEPAKLLAVFVVDSADKELVTPITK, encoded by the coding sequence ATGCGCAGATTGCTGATCGCAACGGCGGTTTATGCCGCATCAATCCTGACGGGTCATGCCGCCGAACCGGCACCCCTGGCAAAAGTGACGGTCGTGTTCGACCAGGCGCTGCCTAACGTCCCAGGCAAGAGCATGAAGGGCGTGCTGGTCGAGTATGGCCCCGGAGGCTCCTCGCCGGCCCACATGCATCCGCGCTCCGCATTCATCTATGCGACCATCCTGGAAGGAGCGATCCGCAGTCAGGTCAATGACGAGCCCGCCAAAGTCTATCGCAAAGGAGAGAACTTCTTCGAAAAGCCCGGCGACCGCCACGCCATAAGCGCGAATGCCAGCGATACCGAACCTGCGAAGCTGCTGGCTGTCTTCGTCGTGGATTCGGCAGACAAGGAGCTGGTCACGCCGATCACGAAGTAG
- a CDS encoding L-lactate MFS transporter: MTTTLDASGMPARSLLPFLDREHTIARPGYSRWMVPPAALCVHLCIGQAYAFSVFNLPMTKLIGITQSTPGDWKLTELGWIFSIAMVFLGLSAAVFGRWVEEGGPRKAMFTAGVAWASAFLISAFGVYLHNLWIIYLGYGVIGGCALGIGYISPVSTLMKWFPDRPGMATGMAIMGFGGGALIASPLSVWLMSKFATTSDAGVLGAFITLGCVYFVFMMVGSAIVRVPAQGWKPEGYVPPAAAAKLMTRNDVFVYQAIKTPQFWLIWIVLFCNTTAGIGVLGQASAMSQEMFPGHITAVAAAGLVGLMSLFNMGGRFSWASLSDFIGRKNTYFVYMVLGIALYVTVPYAGASGNVVLFVLCFLIIVSMYGGGFSTVPAYLRDMFGTRYVGAIHGILLTAWSMAGIAGPVLINYIREYNVTHGVPKAQAYNTTMYIMAGLLVVGFLANLCVRAVDKRHHMKDEDSSGLEAARAA, encoded by the coding sequence ATGACAACGACGCTCGACGCATCGGGAATGCCTGCACGCTCACTCCTGCCGTTCCTCGATCGCGAGCACACGATCGCAAGGCCGGGCTACAGCCGATGGATGGTGCCGCCCGCGGCGCTTTGCGTTCATTTGTGCATCGGGCAGGCCTATGCCTTCAGCGTCTTCAACCTGCCGATGACCAAGCTGATCGGCATCACCCAATCGACCCCCGGCGACTGGAAGCTCACCGAGCTCGGCTGGATTTTCTCCATCGCGATGGTGTTCCTCGGACTGTCGGCCGCAGTGTTCGGACGCTGGGTCGAGGAAGGCGGCCCGCGCAAGGCGATGTTCACCGCCGGCGTTGCCTGGGCGAGCGCGTTCCTGATCTCGGCCTTCGGCGTCTATCTCCACAATCTCTGGATCATCTATCTCGGCTACGGCGTGATCGGCGGCTGCGCGCTCGGCATCGGCTACATTTCCCCGGTTTCGACGCTCATGAAGTGGTTTCCCGACCGGCCGGGCATGGCCACCGGCATGGCGATCATGGGCTTTGGCGGCGGCGCGCTGATCGCCTCTCCCCTCTCCGTCTGGCTGATGAGCAAGTTTGCGACCACGAGCGACGCTGGCGTGCTCGGCGCCTTCATCACGCTCGGCTGTGTCTACTTCGTCTTCATGATGGTCGGCTCCGCCATCGTGCGCGTGCCGGCGCAGGGCTGGAAGCCGGAGGGTTATGTGCCGCCTGCGGCCGCCGCCAAGCTGATGACCAGGAACGACGTGTTCGTCTACCAGGCGATCAAGACGCCGCAGTTCTGGCTGATCTGGATCGTGCTGTTCTGCAACACCACCGCCGGCATCGGCGTGCTCGGCCAGGCCTCGGCAATGAGCCAGGAGATGTTCCCCGGCCACATCACCGCAGTCGCGGCCGCAGGCCTTGTCGGCCTGATGAGCCTGTTCAACATGGGCGGACGTTTCAGCTGGGCCTCGCTATCCGACTTCATCGGACGCAAGAACACCTATTTCGTCTACATGGTGCTCGGAATCGCCCTCTACGTGACCGTGCCCTATGCCGGCGCGAGCGGCAATGTCGTGCTGTTCGTGCTGTGCTTCCTGATCATCGTCAGCATGTATGGCGGCGGCTTTTCCACCGTGCCGGCCTATCTGCGCGACATGTTCGGCACGCGCTATGTCGGCGCCATCCACGGCATCCTGCTGACGGCCTGGTCGATGGCCGGCATCGCCGGGCCTGTGCTGATCAACTACATCCGCGAATACAACGTCACGCACGGCGTGCCGAAGGCGCAGGCCTACAACACGACCATGTACATCATGGCCGGACTGCTCGTGGTCGGCTTCCTCGCCAATCTCTGCGTCCGTGCCGTCGACAAGCGTCATCACATGAAGGACGAGGACAGTTCGGGCCTCGAGGCCGCGCGCGCTGCCTGA
- a CDS encoding bleomycin resistance protein, which yields MNKPLPSDPVARATSDSTGSAPQGGFADLVPELGVSSIQGSLPFWRDLLGFELAYDRPDARFAYLVRGRLQVMLCELNGRWETAELQRPFGRGVNFQMVVERIDPMLRALGDANWPLYEQPNEAWYRVGDQEFGQREFLVQDPDGYLVRFVERLGMRTPS from the coding sequence ATGAACAAACCGCTGCCCTCAGACCCCGTCGCGCGTGCGACCTCCGACAGCACGGGAAGCGCGCCGCAAGGCGGCTTTGCCGATCTCGTTCCCGAACTCGGCGTGTCCAGCATTCAAGGCAGCCTGCCGTTCTGGCGCGACTTGCTCGGCTTCGAGCTCGCCTATGATCGCCCCGATGCGCGATTTGCGTATCTCGTCAGGGGACGTCTGCAGGTCATGCTCTGCGAACTGAATGGACGCTGGGAGACGGCCGAATTGCAGCGGCCATTCGGACGCGGCGTCAATTTCCAGATGGTCGTCGAGCGCATTGATCCCATGCTGAGGGCTCTCGGCGATGCCAATTGGCCGCTCTACGAGCAGCCGAACGAAGCCTGGTATCGGGTCGGCGACCAGGAATTCGGCCAGCGTGAATTCCTCGTCCAGGATCCGGACGGTTACCTCGTGCGCTTCGTCGAACGCCTCGGCATGCGCACGCCATCCTGA
- a CDS encoding SDR family oxidoreductase, producing the protein MKIVVIGGTGLIGSKLVTKLKQHGHEAVAASPKSGVNAVTGEGLAAVLAGADVVVDVANAPSWEPAAVLDFFQRSSTNLVAAEAAAGVKHHVALSIVGTERSPDNSYFRAKLAQENIIKSSSVPYSIVRATQFFEFLGAIAETAVVEGKIVVPSALFQPIAAEDVADRLAEVAMGRPLNGTIDIAGPEKAPFNEFIARRLKASGDARPVVGDPKAPYYGAPIDDTSLNPLGEARLGKTPLATWLTRL; encoded by the coding sequence ATGAAGATCGTCGTGATCGGCGGGACCGGATTGATCGGATCCAAGCTCGTGACGAAGTTGAAACAGCACGGCCACGAGGCCGTAGCAGCCTCGCCGAAATCAGGCGTGAACGCCGTCACCGGGGAAGGCCTCGCAGCAGTCTTGGCTGGCGCGGATGTCGTCGTCGACGTTGCCAACGCGCCGTCCTGGGAGCCCGCCGCCGTGCTCGATTTCTTCCAGCGCTCGAGCACAAACCTGGTCGCGGCAGAGGCGGCCGCAGGCGTGAAGCATCACGTGGCGCTGTCGATCGTGGGGACCGAACGGTCGCCCGACAATTCCTATTTCCGTGCCAAGCTCGCCCAGGAGAACATCATCAAATCCTCGTCGGTCCCCTACTCCATCGTTCGAGCCACCCAGTTCTTCGAATTCCTCGGCGCCATTGCCGAAACGGCCGTGGTCGAAGGAAAGATCGTCGTCCCGTCCGCACTGTTTCAGCCGATCGCGGCCGAAGACGTCGCTGATCGCCTCGCGGAGGTCGCCATGGGCCGGCCGCTTAATGGCACCATCGATATCGCGGGACCCGAGAAGGCCCCCTTCAATGAATTCATTGCGCGGCGCCTGAAGGCGTCCGGCGACGCCCGACCGGTGGTGGGAGACCCGAAGGCACCGTACTACGGCGCCCCCATCGACGACACGTCGCTGAACCCGCTCGGCGAGGCTCGGCTTGGAAAAACGCCGCTCGCAACGTGGCTCACAAGGCTGTGA
- a CDS encoding MFS transporter small subunit: protein MQTAQTAKTTPLQLALAWSFAGIPLLAGVIQTLLNAMKLFQ from the coding sequence ATGCAGACCGCTCAGACGGCAAAGACCACCCCGCTGCAATTGGCGCTGGCCTGGAGCTTTGCGGGCATCCCCCTGCTCGCGGGCGTGATCCAGACCCTGCTCAACGCCATGAAGCTGTTTCAGTAG